The following coding sequences are from one Halobacteriovorax sp. JY17 window:
- a CDS encoding glycosyltransferase, whose amino-acid sequence MKSNVLNIISIVTITIICSLLTITFYLNIPSNWKFENPYATFVASIMLYYLILIFIRTFILLILSFLEIVFCKKSREVKSFPLVTIIIPAFNEEKVLIPAIESVLKIDYPNLEILVVDDGSTDNTFAVAKTMEKHQQVRAIHQSNAGKSNALNYGISQAVGDYYVCMDADSVLSENLLLEAIPYFERDPNLAAVAGSVEVGNSRNILTAFQKLEYIIGLNFHKKAQSFLNMVTIVPGPIGVFDRRKVYGIGGYSSDTFAEDSDLSMRLLMEGYNIKYCDKISAVTEAPDEINALITQRYRWSRGMVQSIFKGIGLLSMNFSARGAFVVTYMFFETIMIPLINFSFIVLTLEFALLYDIADLMGPYFIGLTLLDVALCFYSIITERRIFSLLILSFLNRLTYGLILEVIRFFSIFDELLKIPMKWGVLVRKGLN is encoded by the coding sequence ATGAAGAGTAATGTCTTAAACATTATAAGTATTGTAACCATTACTATCATATGTTCTCTACTTACTATTACTTTCTATTTGAATATTCCAAGTAATTGGAAATTTGAAAACCCTTACGCTACTTTTGTTGCAAGTATAATGCTTTACTACTTAATACTTATTTTTATTAGAACATTTATTCTTCTTATTCTCTCTTTCTTAGAGATTGTCTTTTGCAAGAAATCAAGAGAGGTTAAATCTTTTCCTCTTGTTACCATCATCATTCCTGCCTTCAATGAGGAGAAGGTTTTAATTCCAGCTATTGAGTCTGTTTTAAAAATTGATTACCCAAATCTTGAAATATTAGTTGTAGATGATGGCTCCACTGATAACACTTTTGCTGTTGCAAAAACAATGGAGAAACATCAGCAAGTGAGAGCTATTCACCAGTCTAATGCAGGAAAGTCCAATGCGCTAAATTATGGTATCTCTCAGGCAGTGGGAGACTACTATGTTTGCATGGACGCGGATAGTGTTCTAAGTGAAAATTTACTGCTCGAGGCCATTCCTTATTTTGAAAGAGATCCCAATTTAGCTGCAGTGGCCGGCTCTGTGGAAGTCGGAAATTCAAGAAATATCCTCACTGCATTTCAGAAATTGGAATATATCATTGGCTTAAACTTTCATAAGAAGGCCCAGTCTTTTTTGAATATGGTCACTATTGTACCAGGCCCTATAGGAGTATTCGATAGACGAAAGGTATATGGCATTGGTGGTTATAGCTCTGATACTTTTGCAGAGGATAGTGACTTGAGCATGAGACTTCTAATGGAGGGGTATAATATAAAGTATTGCGATAAGATTTCTGCAGTCACCGAAGCTCCAGATGAGATAAATGCTCTGATCACTCAGCGCTATAGATGGTCAAGAGGGATGGTACAGTCAATCTTTAAGGGAATAGGGCTGTTGAGCATGAATTTTAGTGCTCGCGGTGCTTTTGTTGTCACTTATATGTTCTTTGAAACGATAATGATTCCTCTCATTAATTTTTCTTTTATTGTTCTAACTTTAGAGTTTGCACTCCTCTATGATATAGCAGATCTTATGGGTCCTTACTTTATTGGATTAACTCTTCTGGATGTAGCTCTTTGCTTTTACTCTATAATTACGGAGAGGAGAATATTTTCACTACTTATACTTAGTTTCTTAAACCGCTTGACCTATGGACTTATTTTAGAGGTAATTCGTTTCTTTTCAATTTTTGATGAGTTACTTAAAATACCTATGAAGTGGGGCGTTTTAGTTAGAAAAGGATTGAATTAA